CCGCAAAGCGCTTTCCACGACGCCGCGGCGAGCAGCGTGCCCCTCCCATTTCGTTGCGCGTGACCTACTATAAAGTCACGGTCGCATCTCATAGGAGACTGCCATGGACGCTGAAACGATCGCGGGTCTGATTGGACTTGCAATAGGTCTGCTCGTGCTGCTCGTGTTGTCGATCTACGAATCGAGAACCTATCGGCGCGAACACGACGGCGAAGGCATGGTGCACCACTGGCTGACTCATCAGCACATGCCGCACTGGATGCGTCGTCGGCACTGAACGGACAACCGGATGCCAACTGCGCCTGCGCACATTCCGAATAACTGAACGGTTGATGCGCTGCACTGCATGTGCGAGCCCGCGCTCGCACATCGACTCCTTGCGCAGTGACACCAGGCGCGCATCCACCGTCACCGCGCAAGTTTTTCCTGTCTGCCATTTCCCTTAACGCATCGCCTCGCCTCGCCACGGCTGGAGCACCCAGCCGCCCGCCATTTCCCCCTCCGGCCTGCGTTTCCGTTTAGGCACATGCCTTGCTGCTTGTAAGCGTGCAAGGAGCGCGCAGCGTGCGCGTCGAGCGTCCCGGCGTGAATGCGCCGAACCAACCAGACTAACTGGCACAGGCCAGACAGGGAGAACTCGAATGACCATCGGAACCATACTGCTTATCCTGCTCATTCTTCTGCTGATCGGCGCGTTGCCGAGTTGGCCGTACAGCAGTGGCTGGGGTTATCGGCCGACCGGACTCGTGGGCGTCGTGCTGATCATCGTGATCGTGTTGCTGTTGATGGGACGTATCTAACGCAGCTGCATCGCGCTTTCGAGCTTCCGTTTCGCACCGCCGCAATTCGCGATTGACTCTGGCACCCAATGCCACGTAGAATCTCGGCTTCGTCGGAGCGTAGCGCAGCC
The nucleotide sequence above comes from Paraburkholderia aromaticivorans. Encoded proteins:
- a CDS encoding DUF3309 family protein, with the protein product MTIGTILLILLILLLIGALPSWPYSSGWGYRPTGLVGVVLIIVIVLLLMGRI